One Malania oleifera isolate guangnan ecotype guangnan chromosome 9, ASM2987363v1, whole genome shotgun sequence DNA segment encodes these proteins:
- the LOC131164006 gene encoding amine oxidase [copper-containing] gamma 1-like, with protein MEGRSLLRFLFLLLSVVVLLVITWVRLPHAPLSTASLLDCTLYSGWCSSKNRLQATPHLLQNPQHHTRRNHDADVPHHPLDPLTVRELNDVRAILSSHPRFKSSYALHSVVLDEPDKPLVLRWKKGDPLLPRKASVIALVDGRSHVLTVDLTSKRVTRHEISSSSGYPVMTIDDMTTATVAPLADANFNRTIIERGIDLADLACLPISSGWFGKAEEKRRIIKVQCYSMKDTANFYMRPIEGLTVLLDMDTKEVVEISDQGRNVPIPKAGNTDYRYSAMEPNREMKLLNPISIEQPKGPSFTIEDGHWVKWANWEFHLKPDPRSGVIVSRAMIRDPETGNPRNVMYKGLTSELFVPYMDPTDAWYFKTYMDAGEYGFGLQAMPLDPLNDCPRNAYYMDGVFAAADGMPYVRSNMVCVFERYAGDIGWRHSESPITGMGIREVRPKVTLVVRMAASVANYDYIVDWEFQTDGLIRVKVGLSGILMVKGTPYENMNQVNKEDNLYGTLLSENVIGVIHDHYVTFYLDMDVDGPDNSFVKVDLRRQMTAAGESPRTSYLKATRHVAKTEKDAQIQLKLYEPSEFHVVNPSKLTRVGNPVGYKVVPGGTAANLMDHEDPPQKRGAFTNNQIWVTPYNRSEQWAGGSFVYQSQGEDTLAVWSDRDRAIENKDIVAWYTLGFHHIPCQEDFPIMPTVSASFDLKPVNFFESNPILRIPPNVEADLPVCKPAASA; from the exons ATGGAAGGTAGAAGTCTCCTCCGTTTTCTGTTTCTTCTCCTAAGCGTTGTCGTGCTTCTAGTCATCACATGGGTTCGCCTCCCTCACGCGCCGCTCAGCACGGCGTCGTTACTCGACTGCACCCTCTATTCTGGGTGGTGCTCCTCCAAGAACCGCCTCCAAGCCACTCCCCACCTCCTCCaaaatccccaacaccacacgcGCCGCAACCACGACGCCGACGTCCCCCACCACCCACTCGACCCCCTCACCGTCCGAGAGCTCAACGACGTCCGCGCCATCCTCTCCTCACACCCCCGCTTCAAATCCTCCTACGCGCTCCACTCCGTTGTCCTCGATGAACCCGACAAGCCGCTCGTCCTTCGCTGGAAAAAGGGTGACCCGCTGTTACCCAGAAAAGCCTCCGTGATTGCGCTCGTCGACGGCAGATCGCACGTGCTGACCGTGGACCTGACCTCTAAACGAGTGACACGTCACGAGATCAGCTCGTCTTCCGGTTACCCGGTGATGACCATCGACGACATGACCACGGCGACGGTGGCCCCACTCGCGGACGCGAACTTCAATCGTACGATCATCGAGCGCGGGATCGATCTAGCAGATCTCGCGTGCCTCCCGATATCCAGCGGATGGTTCGGTAAGGCGGAGGAGAAACGGAGGATAATCAAGGTACAGTGCTACTCCATGAAGGACACTGCGAATTTCTACATGAGGCCGATCGAAGGGCTCACGGTGCTTCTCGATATGGACACGAAAGAAGTGGTGGAGATCTCAGATCAAGGCAGGAACGTACCGATCCCAAAAGCCGGCAACACAGACTATCGTTACTCGGCGATGGAGCCCAACCGAGAAATGAAGCTTTTGAATCCGATATCCATCGAGCAACCGAAGGGTCCGAGTTTTACAATAGAAGACGGGCACTGGGTGAAGTGGGCCAACTGGGAGTTCCACCTGAAACCCGACCCTAGATCGGGCGTGATCGTGTCTCGGGCCATGATCCGGGACCCGGAAACTGGGAATCCGAGGAACGTGATGTACAAGGGGTTAACTTCGGAACTGTTCGTGCCTTACATGGATCCGACTGATGCGTGGTACTTCAAGACATACATGGACGCAGGCGAATACGGGTTCGGGCTCCAGGCGATGCCGCTGGACCCGTTAAATGACTGCCCGAGGAACGCCTACTACATGGACGGCGTGTTTGCGGCCGCCGACGGCATGCCGTACGTCCGATCGAATATGGTCTGCGTGTTCGAGAGATACGCCGGGGATATCGGGTGGCGACACTCGGAGAGTCCGATCACGGGAATGGGG ATTCGGGAGGTGAGGCCAAAGGTGACGCTAGTGGTTAGAATGGCAGCTTCAGTGGCGAACTATGACTATATAGTGGATTGGGAGTTTCAAACGGATGGGCTCATCAGGGTGAAG GTGGGACTCAGTGGCATACTAATGGTGAAGGGCACACCATATGAGAACATGAACCAAGTGAACAAGGAAGACAACCTCTACGGAACCCTCCTATCAGAAAATGTCATCGGCGTTATTCACGACCACTACGTCACTTTCTATCTGGACATGGACGTCGACGGCCCCGATAACTCCTTCGTTAAGGTCGATCTACGCCGCCAGATGACCGCCGCCGGTGAGTCCCCCAGGACCAGCTACCTGAAAGCCACCCGCCACGTGGCCAAGACGGAGAAGGACGCCCAGATTCAGCTCAAACTCTACGAGCCTTCCGAGTTCCACGTGGTCAACCCGTCCAAGCTCACCCGGGTGGGCAACCCGGTTGGTTACAAGGTGGTTCCGGGCGGCACGGCGGCTAACTTGATGGATCACGAGGATCCGCCACAGAAGCGGGGCGCCTTCACCAACAATCAAATATGGGTCACCCCGTATAACCGGAGCGAGCAGTGGGCGGGCGGGTCGTTCGTTTACCAGAGCCAGGGTGAAGACACTCTTGCAGTGTGGTCTGACAG GGATCGAGCAATAGAGAACAAGGATATAGTGGCGTGGTACACGCTAGGGTTCCATCACATACCATGCCAGGAGGACTTCCCCATAATGCCAACTGTGTCGGCAAGTTTTGATTTGAAGCCTGTGAATTTCTTTGAGAGCAATCCCATCCTCCGGATCCCCCCTAATGTGGAGGCCGACCTCCCTGTCTGCAAGCCTGCTGCTTCTGCTTAA
- the LOC131163484 gene encoding uncharacterized protein LOC131163484: MAKRGRPKWGTGSAQKAKETKRKKPSQQLSHAQPPRLSVPSLLLHLLLLTRSASQITAPPSFSHRPHASLPHSRSSREAIITAGTPAANLHLRPPSHSTASTTVPCSYLTTIPCSPQLPSPPAPPTSSPCPATSSYAVTISSSPATVTVCSAPVIHPSGPATIATPEESSETLCNSPLAVATASTASVRQLLSQPLFQQPAPSTMPSITRRFRHHRLNTHELRPPSFRSPLTTAQP; this comes from the coding sequence atggcaaagAGGGGACGGCCAAAGTGGGGCACGGGCAGCGCACAGAAGGCCAAggaaaccaaaagaaaaaaacctAGCCAGCAACTCTCTCATGCACAACCGCCACGCCTCTCCGTTCCGAGCCTccttctccatcttcttcttcttacccGCAGCGCCTCCCAAATTACAGCACCTCCCTCATTCTCCCATCGCCCTCACGCTTCTCTCCCTCACTCACGATCCAGCCGAGAGGCCATCATCACCGCGGGCACCCCCGCTGCCAACCTCCATCTCCGGCCACCCTCCCACTCGACGGCCAGCACCACAGTCCCCTGCTCCTATCTCACGACCATTCCCTGCTCACCACAGCTCCCGTCACCGCCTGCTCCACCCACGTCCAGCCCGTGCCCAGCAACCTCCTCGTACGCCGTTACCATCTCAAGTTCGCCGGCCACTGTCACCGTCTGCAGTGCTCCGGTCATCCATCCAAGCGGCCCTGCTACTATAGCCACACCAGAAGAATCCTCGGAGACCCTCTGCAACTCTCCACTCGCTGTCGCCACTGCAAGTACCGCCTCCGTCCGGCAACTCCTCAgccagcccctgttccagcaaCCGGCGCCGTCGACAATGCCCTCCATCACTCGCCGTTTCCGTCATCATCGCCTCAACACCCACGAGCTCCGGCCACCCTCTTTCCGGTCACCCCTCACGACCGCCCAGCCGTGA